The sequence below is a genomic window from Sander lucioperca isolate FBNREF2018 chromosome 10, SLUC_FBN_1.2, whole genome shotgun sequence.
TGGGAATTGGGTTTACACTGACCCAGTTTCTACACATCAGACACAAAACCATGCAACATGCCATATTGAAATgagtgcacacacgcacgcacacacacacctaccacTGGGATAAAATGATGTCAGTTcaagaaggaaaagaaatcaATGCTCAAGTTCATCAGTTTGCCATCTGTTGTGTCCTAGTTTGCAATTGTTGGCTGTTGAATTTTCTCCAGCTGATTTTAGATAATCATATATAATGGTGCTGGAGACCAAAAGCCccgtaaaaaaatgttttggtctATTTGAGCCTTTTCACTGCTGTGTTATTCATTTGACTATTGTTTCATAAAAAAGAATGATTCACTCTGGCAAGGGTTTATCAATCAGGGCTAGGACTCAAAAGGATAGGAACATCAGATCCCGTTGCGTTTCCAAATGTCATCTGTCCTCAAACAGGACTTCACTAATAATGAAATGTCATTTTGTTAAGATGACTAAGTATTAACGTAGAAAAATATCTTATAATGTCTGGCAGACATCTCCTTCAGGTTTAAATACTTATTTCAAAAGAGTAACTTATATTAGTCCAATGGAAGATGAGCAACAGGCAGAACTCGGGCACCACAACAGTTGACAATACACACTTGCACATGTGCTCTATGAATCAAACAATGCTCAATTAGTAATTCATGTGTTGAGACAATCATTTTGCAAACTGTACATATTGTaaataatacagtatattgctGTAGATCTGTAAACGGCTGGCGAAACAGCAGGTGGTGCTCAAAATAGAATAAGAAAGAGGCTTATTATGATTACGGAACGCAAGTAGAACTCACTCATTTCATACATTAGCCATTTTAAATTGCGAATGCTACAGCAAAATCTCTGAACCAAATAGAAAACGGTCAAAATAAAACTCCCAGCTGCACAGATGTGAGCAGAGGCTTTGGTGGATCTTTCTGATGCCAGTATGCTCAACATCACAGCATCTTTTTCCTCAAAGCCACTGGTAATTGTTAAGGGCTGGAAGGTGGTCGAACTGAAAACACCAAGGAAAAAACAGCACAAAGCCTTTGATCCCCGCATTGGTTAAAAGACACAGTCCTCCTCTTCTCTGATGTTCCACgacaatataaattaaatattttataagTCCGTCCATCTGGAAACCAATGAAGCTGAGCCGATGGTCCGCCCTTCCACTCTCCCTTAGCGCTTCCAGCGGGATTActctgtgataaattagccttcTATGCTACCGAGATGAAATTCATGGCCAGACAGTGCtggattaatgtaaaaattgttaTTTGGGTTTTTACCCATACGTCTGCATAGACTGCAACACTTGCTACATTAAAACAAGAATTGTCGCAGAATAAAGACCTTTGAAAACAACAGGAGcacagataaaacacaccaAAGGAAGAGAGCTGTCCGTCCTTTGACAGTATCCTCAGTCAATGTTTTCCTTCTTGAGACTGTGTCTGTGCATATTCTTAAATTCCAGCAGAGCCTTCACTGAAGAGCTGCCAATAAAACTTTGCTTCCCAGAAAAGCTGACTGAAGCTGAAGTTATTTTACCCCTGGTTGCATTAGGTCATTCTGTTACAATAGGCTACAAAGCCAGGACTGCATAAACACATTAAATACACATGACGGTCTTACTAGTATCGAGCGTCTGCTGCAGAAAAACTATACATGGACTGCCTCTGTTAGCTTTGATGTTTCGATTCACTCATCTCTCTGAACCCTAAACCAAACCGTGTAATTAAAATACTGCACAAAGGCTGTTACTGGCGTGAATTAAACACCTCTGTATGAACTGCAGCTTTTCAAAGGGAAGCAGTGACTGGATCACATACTTGGAACACAATTCAAATGGTAATTCCACTTATGCAAATAAGCAAAGTATAATCACTTCTATCGAATTTCATATTGAGTGATCTGCGTTGTGTGGCTTCAGAGAGATGGTGGGTCCATTGGGCAAGCATTCAGGAGCTGTCTAATGGTAGACAGCCTTTTATAGTTGTTCTACTTTGCCATCTGACCTGATCTCTTACCTGCTTTTTGGGTTTGTAGAATTCTCTCATACACCCCCTCAGAGTTTTCTAGCAGAGTCCTGCTGGTCTGGATCATCTGAGACGAGACAaaacatattgtttatatttgcCTTTATTTCCACATCAGAAAAAAATTGGCAACCCACAATAAAGCAGGGAGCAGTCtccgtctggtggccgggtgtTCCTATCCAGGGAGGGCTCcgaaaaaaaacaagttgttATTACAGGCATGGTGGTGGGCGTGGTTGCTGAACTGCATTTTTGAAAGCCAAAATTAGAGGAAAGGAGACACGAGCAATTAGGGTGTTTATTAAAAGGTACGTTTTTCTCCTCAAACAGGAACAGTGTCTTGTCATCTGGAGATATAAATGTCAACCCCTTGGTACTTGGTTTTAAATGCatctcttttaaaataaaaaaaggcagaCAATCAAGGTGGTATGATTAGGATGAGAGTAAAACGTAAACATTTCAGTAATCTTAAGACAGACCACTACGGTGTTATCTGTGAAATTGCAGCTGTAAAAGATGCTAAGTTTAGCTCCTGTGGTGTTGTGCTCAACCCGAAGTGAATGCAAAAACTCTGCTGACCTGCAGGTTGTTAAAAGTCTCATGGTGGCCGTTAAGGCAGACTTTGGGATCTATTTACATGTTAAATGCCAACAACGCACCCGCCCAACACCACCCTAAAAAAACTTTGACTTCCTTACACAGGGACAACATCACAGTGGTGTTTCACAAGGTTAATGATGCATATGTAGCCTGTCACAGAGAGAGGTAAATACATACTGAGTGAACAGGGTGCCTAACAGGTACTGCTGctcgatatgaggaaaatatctaattgtgattattttgactgatattgcgattgcgatatgattcacgatattggaggtaatgatgatttttgtatccttattctcattttcgttaaaattaaaaaaaaataatgtaaatgattatagtgtgttttttgcgaggatctggaccaaacaaagatgttttctgtaggaCAGGATTTGTAGACTGGGACTTCTCTgtagcaccacaatacttaattcagaatggtttgacacatattttgtttttaacaaatattgcgggCCCCCCTTccgcgatttggatattgcactagtccatattgcgatttcgataaaattgcgattaattgtgcagccctactaacaGGCCATCTGGATCTTTCTCTTCGATTGTCTTAGTAATAATCTTAGTACAAGTTTAATTGTTTAATGTGACGGAGatgatacagtatatgtaccCACATTGTTGCACTGCTTTTGATTTCAATTTGTGCCTGTTGGGCACTGGGGCCTTTGTTTATGCAGGATTGCTGTAATTGACTTGTACATTTAGTTGTACACTCCCTAAGTGACTTAAGTGCACCGCAAAGTTGTGTCACAAAGCCAGGCCGCCCTGCTCTGCTGCCAAAAtggaaaggaaggaaagaaaaacacagttttATTCAAGCTCAGTGTTACAAAGCCATTCTGAAAAAAGAGCAGCGACAAACATCATGCCCCTAAGATCGATCTCTGGAGCATGCCAGCTCTGTGGCCAGCCAGCGATAGAAGAGACAGAGTAGGGGGGAGTGCAGGGGGTGTCAGGAACAGCATGGAAAGAAAATGTGAAGGACGGAAACTTCTTTCAGAAATACAGgtgaacacacgttataattaGTAACACCCTCATATTAAATCCCATAGACCATTTAGTTTCATTAAGTGAAGTCTGATATTCTATTGtgaaatcccatgaaaagaccagaACCAGCGATTGATTGATCCTATTGACTTGAAGTAGGCCTATTGTCTGTGCATATAATGTCTGATAAATCGTATTCCTCTGTGCCAGAGAGCTCcactgttgtccaaaaactatcaatgagccacactgttgcattagtatgaacatgggcactgtggtttattttgagtcaatcccacatacactaTCCTGTAGCTGGAAATACTCACACGAGCACCAAATGCATTTCTCCCCAACACATGCACtagttatttctgtttttaaaagaaCAGTGCACAGTTGAGCCTTTTTAAAGTACtattactgtatatgtgttGAGATCCATTTGTTAAAGATTAATGTCATTAGTGGGAACCAAAAAGCTTGATgctaacacattgttggttttgatcTTTTCATTAGATTTGCTGACAGTAAGATAAATATTGAATAACACCAGACATCCTTtaactactactaccactactgtGGTAGGAAAACATTTGATTAGCAACTAAGGCTTTACTATTGGATATTGTTTCTTCTAAATTAGTGGTAGGGTTTCTTATTCCATCAAGTCCTACTGGATAGTCGTGAGATCAATTAGAATTTGTTGGTGTGCTGTGCATTTTTATTGAAATTAGTTGATATTAGGGGTGGGGAGAAAAAATCGATatagcatagtatcgcaatattttccgtggcaatactgtatcgatacacagacgccaagtatcgatcttttattatgtgtgtgttggtcagtttgtctgcttgactatcccattttgcagcaatgaaattgaagtgagatgaacaaacggagaaatgtatctttttagataaaacagatgttgacaaagttttcttttggggacataatttgaaattgggaaacatttgaagttggaaaaaaggtaataaattgcaatatatcacagaatattgcaatatgcttaaaatcgcaataatattgtaccGTGACTTAAGTATTGTGATGGTattgtgaggcctctggtgattcccacccctagttgaTATGGGTACCTCTACCATTACATCATCATAATTTAGATCTATAACTCTTGTGAGAGTTAGAGAGGGCATGGCAAAGTGACAGATTTTCTAAAGACAATCATGCCCTTTTTTTTGGGCATGATTACATAGAGTCCATCCCCTGATATCAGGAACTGTACGGGGGACAGATGCAGTTTCAAAAACCCATGTAGTGAATCACTGTGTTACACTGAAAGCAGTCATGGGTCATGACTAAGCGATTGTGGCTGTTTTGTGTCACTCCACAGCTGCAGTTGTGGCACTTAGTGCTGTCGCACACGCTGTGATTACTTCCCTAATGGGAGAAGAGATTACCGTCTTGGTGGCAGATACCGCATCTCAAATGTTTTTAAAGGTATAATCTAAGGTAAGTGGACACTAAAGACCACTCTCTTGAAAGTGCTATGtatagttttattattattaatatacccGTATATAACAGACACAAATGctcatttattttgtatgtgATAATATCTTAGCAATACTATTAGGTATGTAACTAGTAACAAGTAAAGGGGGATACATGTTAAACACAACAGACCTTAATTATGGATAAAAGATATCGGAGATATGCAGATGAATTATAATACATAGAACtaatatgtaggctatgtatAGTTCTAACATATTTAAGTGCCATAGAAAAAATAATATTGGGTCAGACAAATCAATGACTAACATATGAGCTTTGTATTGCCCTTGGTTCAGTGTTGAGAGATTGTGCATTCCCAACTCATCTATTTACAGGATGGCCCTTACTGCATCTGTtatgaacaaaaacagaaatcagagCATATTATCTAAGACCACAAGCTGGCATCGTGCAGAGTCTCTCCACCTTCTTCTCAGCACACAAATGAGCAGGAATTGAGACCCAGATTCTATTTTTGCCAATTAGGAAGCGAAAGTCTGGATTTTGACACTGTGCCTGGATTTCTGATGGTACTGTTCCATACATTATTTACAACTCGTTAAAGTTTGGCTCTCCTGCTTTCATGTGGGCCTCTGCATTCATCAGCTCTCCTTCAGCTGTGCACCTACTTGCTCTCTGTCTCATCTGGCACTCAGGCCTGTAGCTTCACACCACTTATGATTTTGGTCTCCAAACACTTGTCATTTTCTCCTTTCTTCCCTCCAACTCAATTTTCCAGGCACTCTTTCCATCAGGCCCAATTAACTAACCCTTTACTCATGAGTCTGAATCCAGCAGAGGGGTCAACTTAATCCATCATTTCAGCATCATACCCCTTCTCAGATGTTCATTTCCCACAGTCCCAAGGGATAAAGTGTGCCATACAAATAACACAGTTGGGTGCAGATAACACTTAATTGTGTCTCCATGCATTGAGTCTATCGAGTCCCATCTTATAGGGTTTAATATTCTAGGGGCAAGATGCTACAGCCAAAAGGATGGTGATCAATCTGATAAGATATACTGTAATTACTGGATGCAAAATTATTTTTAAGTCGTTCACTTGTTGCTCTACTTCAGCCAGTGGATTTATCCAGGGGATTTCTGCCTAGTGACTGAAATAATGATGGAAAGTCGACTTGCTCAGGATGTGTTTAGGGTAATGGCGTTGTCTGGGAATAGCCTCAATGGCATGTTGCATAACataacattgattttttttacttaacaGAGCTCCTGCCATGTTACCTAACCATCTCTGTATGCTTCCAATAGTGTCCAGAAAAGCCACAGTATTGATTTGATTGGAGTCGAAGCTTGTTTGCTTGGTAaggtcttcttttttttcctttagtgGATTGATGCATAGGTAGATACACAGATAGACAAAGATAGCACCACTGCCAAATCCTCCTTAAACTACAGTTAATATGTTGAGAAATAACATTTTTCTCTGTGCACTGCTGCCTGCATGAGAACCACAAGGACTGACAAGAAAGTAAAAGCACATTCACCCCAAAACATCTTAAGATTAAATAATGTGTGCTAATTTGTTTCTCTGATTTTTTTGGGATTATTTTAGGTTTGTATAACTGAATATAAAATCCTGTTTTATATTTTACCCACACAGATCAGTAATTTGTGTCTcttcctgtttttttaatttgacagTAACTTATCTGGATCTATCTGCTCGCATCACATGTACTTCCAGGTGGTATCATTGTGCAAACAAAGTCTTTCAGACTACTCACCATGTCATAGGTGGTGACGACTTTCTTGAGGACCTCTGGTAGCAGGCCTTGGGATTCCAAGTTAGGGTACTGGTCGGCGAGGTTGAACACCAGAAGGGGGCTGTTGTCGGGTCCAGTCAGTCGAGGGGAAAGGGCCAAGATGCACTGCTTCAGGTTAGCCACTGCTGAAGGGCCGCACAGCTCTTTAAAGGACACAATGGCATtctgcagagagaagagagaaattaAAGCTGGGCTTGCAAGCAGTTATACTGGTTTATACTGGCATACCAAGCAAAACATATGTCTAATGACATAACACTAGTAAAAGTCTGAAAAGAAAGGGAATATATTCCATGTCGCTAAAATCTGGCATTGATCTGCATTAAATATATAACCACAACCCCACGGAGTAGTCAAAGGAAGTGGCTGGAAGCTCACTCATTACCTGAGAGAACTTTTATTTTGGCACACGTTAGCTAATCATAAACAATCCTTTTGGACTGACACCAGTTTCACACGGAAATggaacgaacacacacacaaacacacacacacacacacacacatcacacaaatCCTAAGCTTCCTGTGAAAGCACAAATTTAAATCCATAAACATAAAGGACCGGAGGGACAAACTGTGACAGGACGGCCAAGATGTGTTATAGTCTCAAAGCCAGTGGCTTGTTAttaggcagctttatttgtttaGCACATTTTCAGCATTACACAATGACTGCAATATAAACAGGGCTACCAAAATAAATCCTACTACAATGCCTGAAGAAACACAACATGGGAGCAACCACAGATTGTTGTGACACTCCAGTACAGCATTACTCACTGAATTTCTTTACGGAGACTTCAAATGAGAAATAAAGTCCACAAATGAGGCATTAATGTGAACATGAAAGAGAAAATTACGCCGTGTTCATGATCCCTTTATCATAAGAAGAAAGGTTTGGGACTGGAGTTGTCTAGATTGAGAGCTGTTAAAAATAGCAAGTGCTAAGGTTAATACATGTTAACAGCCGGCTAAAGGCCCAGTTCATCTTCTGTAGTAGCTGCAGTGATTTTAACATCACACAAAAAATGTACCATTTCAAAAGGGATCTCATCACAATGTCTCTCAACTTTATTCCCGCATTTGTTTTGACTATTGCGCAACACATAAGGATTAGATCAAATGTGATTTAATCAGGCCCGGTGGTTTTGTGTACATCTTTCCAGGGTgggagccttttttttttaagatgctcAAGATTCTTTGTAGTAAATCTGGTTATAATAATCTTTACTTGACCTGGGGTTACATTTTCTTCAGTCTACCCTTTCAGAGAAAAACATTCCCATGCTGTAAGATGGAAGAAAATTTGGCTCACTGTTGTACACACATCAGAGGTTACTAGTGAACAGTATAAGCATTTAATGGAGTTTGATTTAAATGTCTTACCTGCATGTTTTCTCTGAGATCTGTTGCCTCCCTCAGTGGCAGCATGGCTGTTTTGAAGACATCATCCACAGCCTTGATCAATAGCACTCTCATGCTGGCATACTCTCTACTTCTCTTGCCCTTTCGTACAGACAGTCCCCTTTTGTGTGGTTTGCCGCCCCCTCTTCGATTGGTTATGGCCACATGAACAAACAACAAGGTATGTGGCAGAACCTCGCCTGTCAGAGATTGTAGTGGTACATGGCGAAAACCTGGCTGGAGACACTCAACGGGGATTGTATATTGGCCGATAAATTCATCACCAATGTAGTCGTCGTCTAGCACCACAAAGCGCACCATTGCAAGCTCAGGGAGATTGATCTGAAACTCAAAGCTCTCATCAAACAGAGGGTTGTCTCCATTCTGGTTGACCGTTTTAGTCCTTTGTTCAGCACAGTCAGCAGGAATTCCGTGAATTTCCACATACACATAGGGGTCTACTACGTCTCCTTTGGCACCTGAGCCTTTGGGTTTGGGGAAGTTTTGTCCACTGATGATCTTGATGTGTAAGAGCTGTGGAGAAACACCAGGTACTGAATCTTTAGTGTTGGCACTAAAATATGAAACCTGCTCCCTCATGATCGCTGGACGCAGTACATAGCCGCAGTTCCCATTCTGACGGAACCAGCCGATGTTTAAATCCATCATCAGGCCAGGAGTCTGGTAGTTCATTGCCACAATCTGGCAACCACACTTCCAGAAATCTTGTGGATTCATGTTGCTAGAGTCGATGCGCATGGGGCTAGGGTAAACTCGTGCAAGGTACTTTTTGTTGTAGTTAACAAAGTCACCTGGGAAGTCACTGGCACAGCGACTGGCAAAGACCTCATTGAAAGAGCAAAGCTCCCATTGCTTCTggttctggaaagatgttggaAAGTCTTTGAATTCCACAGACTTACACAAGGTCACAAGATCAGAGAGGTCCTTGGACAGCTGGAATTTTTTGGGTGCGATAGTCTGTTGTTCCGCAGACTCAATGCTCATCCTTTGAGACATTTCTGCCCCCTCGTCTTCATCTGTCACCTCACCTTCTGAAGCAGTGCAGTTTGTGCTCAGTTTCTTACCCTTCAGCAGAATCTTTCCCTTCAGTTCTAAGGGAGAAGGGAGGTAGCAGTCCTCAGGTTTTGGAGAATCTATGTGGATCTTGTCTCCAAGGATCTTCTTTAGGTGCTGAAACATGACTCTCTGCTGCTTTAAGGAGCAATGGTTTTCTAAACACAGTAGTAGTGGAAACTCGGATGCAACAAAGGCATACTTGTTGATGACGTCAATGACGCTGCGAAAAACTATCTGTGATGTCATCGTGTGACCAGTGTAAATAACAGGTTCGTTATCAGGCCCATCCCACACATCCAGCTCTACACTGCGGCAGCCCATCTTGAGGGCACGGATATACCCTGTCACATCAGAGGGACCTCTGAACTGATCTTCTATCAGATATGTGTTGTGGGATGCATTGATGTAATAGTGGGACAAGGGCTGTTTCATGTCTTGGCATACGGTTTTTTGTTCAGGGTCAAATATATGGCACTCTGGAGACATAAGATAGTTGGTGAACCCATCAAGAGAAAGCCAACCCTTGAGCTGGCCCTCTTTAGACGGTTCATATTTCTGAATGACGTCTATGCTGGTGTCTTCACTGACTTGTGCCATTCCCTGCTCTGCCTCCAGAAATATCATTAAGTCCTTGGTATCCAGAAATTCTTTGTTACTGGAGAACTGaacaaagagaaaataaatttCTGGTCTGGTGCAAAGATCATGAAAGACCTCAATGAACTCATCTTTTGTCACATCAGAACCTGCTTTGTCCTTAGCTTTGTGAAGCTCCTTGAACTTCAGTtctattttcacatttttaagtCCCGGGTTCAACTTTTTGACTAGCTGCACAGCAGCACATATGGTTATTTGTTTGCTGTTGTAACCGCCTGCCTCATCGAAAAGTTCACCCAGCCAAGATGAGCGCATGTTGTTCTGACTGCTCTCTATCATGTTCAAGGTATGTTTCCCATAGGAGATCAGGTATCTCAGCCCTGTAACCCAAATGTTGGCAACATCTGCAGTGTTTGCCACCAGGTCCAGGGACTCATAGTTCTCCCCAAAGATGATTGAGAACGCACAGTCCTCTGATATCTGATCATAGGTTCCATTAGTTCTAAAAGTGTCTGTATTTTTCCCTGTCCGCACCTCCTTGATGGATTTTACATCAATTTTGGCCTTTTCTGATTCCTTCTTCGAGGGCTCCCATCTCAAAGACTGCATGTCAGCATCAAGGAGAAAGTAGCGGTGGTAGATGCGGGAATTGGATCGCACTTTCTTCAGCTCAGAGCCATCCACCATTGCACTGATGCAATCACTTGCACTGCTTATTTTCTTCTCTGTGGGCATGCTGCTGAATGATAcagtcttctttctttctttacgcTGTCTTGAGCTATCCTGCAGAGAAATAGAAAATAGTGCATGAATAAAAACCCTTCTGTAGATACTGAATGATAAATAAAGTTGTTTGATTTATTAGACGGACACTACTAAAAAGACATTCAGTGAAAATCTTTAATCGTTTTTATGTTTCAACAATAAGGAATATAATGTATATCTTTTCAGCTGTATAGATGTTTTCCCAATAGTGCTT
It includes:
- the LOC116035974 gene encoding inactive phospholipase C-like protein 2 isoform X1 — encoded protein: MAEFGDDGSLPPLNLGDTAVPNDEAAGKTHCEVSVLNGDCGISENMVGSGALVSPGSQARVETANTCVGFDAKSEIPRRSSIIKDSSRQRKERKKTVSFSSMPTEKKISSASDCISAMVDGSELKKVRSNSRIYHRYFLLDADMQSLRWEPSKKESEKAKIDVKSIKEVRTGKNTDTFRTNGTYDQISEDCAFSIIFGENYESLDLVANTADVANIWVTGLRYLISYGKHTLNMIESSQNNMRSSWLGELFDEAGGYNSKQITICAAVQLVKKLNPGLKNVKIELKFKELHKAKDKAGSDVTKDEFIEVFHDLCTRPEIYFLFVQFSSNKEFLDTKDLMIFLEAEQGMAQVSEDTSIDVIQKYEPSKEGQLKGWLSLDGFTNYLMSPECHIFDPEQKTVCQDMKQPLSHYYINASHNTYLIEDQFRGPSDVTGYIRALKMGCRSVELDVWDGPDNEPVIYTGHTMTSQIVFRSVIDVINKYAFVASEFPLLLCLENHCSLKQQRVMFQHLKKILGDKIHIDSPKPEDCYLPSPLELKGKILLKGKKLSTNCTASEGEVTDEDEGAEMSQRMSIESAEQQTIAPKKFQLSKDLSDLVTLCKSVEFKDFPTSFQNQKQWELCSFNEVFASRCASDFPGDFVNYNKKYLARVYPSPMRIDSSNMNPQDFWKCGCQIVAMNYQTPGLMMDLNIGWFRQNGNCGYVLRPAIMREQVSYFSANTKDSVPGVSPQLLHIKIISGQNFPKPKGSGAKGDVVDPYVYVEIHGIPADCAEQRTKTVNQNGDNPLFDESFEFQINLPELAMVRFVVLDDDYIGDEFIGQYTIPVECLQPGFRHVPLQSLTGEVLPHTLLFVHVAITNRRGGGKPHKRGLSVRKGKRSREYASMRVLLIKAVDDVFKTAMLPLREATDLRENMQNAIVSFKELCGPSAVANLKQCILALSPRLTGPDNSPLLVFNLADQYPNLESQGLLPEVLKKVVTTYDMMIQTSRTLLENSEGVYERILQTQKAAMEFHENLHDLAVKEGLKGRKLHKAVESFTWNITILKGQADLLKHARSEVQENLKQIHYAALTCNLSKGGPAGGSSGSEYKGRHSLEAIAEKATADEELTDEDN
- the LOC116035974 gene encoding inactive phospholipase C-like protein 2 isoform X2, with product MAEFGDDGSLPPLNLGDTAVPNDEAAGKTHCEVSVLNGDCGISENMVGSGALVSPGSQARVETANTCVGFDAKSEIPRRSSIIKDSSRQRKERKKTVSFSSMPTEKKISSASDCISAMVDGSELKKVRSNSRIYHRYFLLDADMQSLRWEPSKKESEKAKIDVKSIKEVRTGKNTDTFRTNGTYDQISEDCAFSIIFGENYESLDLVANTADVANIWVTGLRYLISYGKHTLNMIESSQNNMRSSWLGELFDEAGGYNSKQITICAAVQLVKKLNPGLKNVKIELKFKELHKAKDKAGSDVTKDEFIEVFHDLCTRPEIYFLFVQFSSNKEFLDTKDLMIFLEAEQGMAQVSEDTSIDVIQKYEPSKEGQLKGWLSLDGFTNYLMSPECHIFDPEQKTVCQDMKQPLSHYYINASHNTYLIEDQFRGPSDVTGYIRALKMGCRSVELDVWDGPDNEPVIYTGHTMTSQIVFRSVIDVINKYAFVASEFPLLLCLENHCSLKQQRVMFQHLKKILGDKIHIDSPKPEDCYLPSPLELKGKILLKGKKLSTNCTASEGEVTDEDEGAEMSQRMSIESAEQQTIAPKKFQLSKDLSDLVTLCKSVEFKDFPTSFQNQKQWELCSFNEVFASRCASDFPGDFVNYNKKYLARVYPSPMRIDSSNMNPQDFWKCGCQIVAMNYQTPGLMMDLNIGWFRQNGNCGYVLRPAIMREQVSYFSANTKDSVPGVSPQLLHIKIISGQNFPKPKGSGAKGDVVDPYVYVEIHGIPADCAEQRTKTVNQNGDNPLFDESFEFQINLPELAMVRFVVLDDDYIGDEFIGQYTIPVECLQPGFRHVPLQSLTGEVLPHTLLFVHVAITNRRGGGKPHKRGLSVRKGKRSREYASMRVLLIKAVDDVFKTAMLPLREATDLRENMQNAIVSFKELCGPSAVANLKQCILALSPRLTGPDNSPLLVFNLADQYPNLESQGLLPEVLKKVVTTYDMQSRAAWLCDTTLRCT